The bacterium genome includes a region encoding these proteins:
- a CDS encoding peptidylprolyl isomerase — MTVVLETNQGIIEIKLMPDIAPKTCENFLGLIERGYYDGLIFHRVIKGFMIQGGDPTGTGTGGESIWGKPFKDEVCKEVGFDKPGLLAMANAGPGTNGSQFFITVAKTPWLNMHHTIFGEVTSGYDVVEKLENTPTGQASKPTTEQKIIKAYLKK, encoded by the coding sequence ATGACAGTAGTATTAGAAACCAACCAGGGAATAATCGAAATTAAGCTAATGCCGGATATAGCCCCAAAGACTTGTGAGAATTTCCTTGGGCTTATAGAACGCGGCTATTATGATGGACTTATTTTCCACCGTGTAATCAAGGGCTTTATGATTCAGGGCGGAGACCCTACCGGAACAGGTACAGGTGGCGAGTCCATTTGGGGTAAGCCATTTAAAGATGAAGTGTGTAAGGAAGTTGGGTTTGATAAGCCCGGACTTTTGGCTATGGCTAATGCCGGTCCAGGGACAAACGGCAGTCAGTTTTTTATTACAGTAGCCAAGACACCATGGCTGAATATGCACCACACTATTTTCGGTGAGGTAACATCAGGCTATGATGTTGTCGAGAAATTAGAAAACACACCCACAGGTCAGGCCAGCAAGCCAACTACTGAACAGAAGATTATCAAGGCCTACTTAAAGAAATAA
- the dusB gene encoding tRNA dihydrouridine synthase DusB, whose protein sequence is MNPKIYLAPMSGVTDLAFRLISRRLGAKHCFFEMLDSKAIVYDRLKNKSSIKTLKKDSPISAQLLGVDPSAMLDAAEKLTELVDLSFLDINSACPVKKVTKKGAGAALLKNRELLGKIIKKLVSKLRIPITVKLRTGFDKRDIVECVKTAEECEENGASIVFIHGRTMLQGYSGDIDYESIKAVKESLKIPVFGSGNIFNPFMAKKMLDETGCNGILVARGALGNPWIFKNIENYLKNGETPENPSLPAKKKVIKAHLAYIEKYKDIGLANKIGLMGKVAMRYFKGHYNSKEIRSRISKATSYQELINLIESVQ, encoded by the coding sequence ATGAATCCCAAAATATATCTGGCTCCTATGTCAGGAGTAACAGACCTTGCCTTTCGGCTTATAAGCCGCAGATTAGGCGCCAAACACTGCTTCTTTGAGATGCTTGATTCAAAAGCTATAGTTTATGACCGCCTGAAAAATAAGAGCTCCATAAAAACGCTTAAGAAAGATTCCCCAATTTCTGCGCAGCTGCTGGGTGTAGACCCTTCCGCAATGCTTGATGCCGCCGAAAAGCTTACAGAGCTTGTTGATCTATCTTTCTTGGATATAAACAGCGCCTGTCCCGTAAAAAAAGTAACAAAAAAGGGCGCTGGCGCAGCTCTGCTAAAAAACAGAGAGTTACTTGGCAAAATCATTAAAAAATTAGTTTCCAAACTGCGAATTCCCATCACAGTTAAGTTAAGAACCGGTTTTGATAAAAGGGATATCGTAGAATGTGTTAAAACTGCTGAAGAATGCGAGGAAAACGGCGCCTCTATAGTCTTTATACACGGCAGGACGATGCTACAGGGTTACTCAGGTGATATTGATTATGAATCAATAAAGGCTGTTAAAGAATCTTTAAAGATACCTGTATTCGGAAGCGGAAATATATTTAATCCATTCATGGCTAAGAAGATGCTTGATGAAACAGGATGCAACGGAATCCTGGTCGCGCGTGGCGCGCTCGGCAATCCATGGATATTCAAAAATATTGAAAACTATTTAAAAAACGGCGAGACTCCTGAAAATCCAAGTTTGCCTGCAAAGAAAAAGGTCATCAAAGCCCACCTTGCTTACATAGAAAAATATAAGGATATAGGCCTTGCTAACAAGATAGGCCTCATGGGCAAGGTAGCGATGAGGTATTTTAAAGGCCATTATAACAGCAAAGAAATTCGCAGCCGCATAAGCAAAGCAACATCATATCAAGAACTGATTAATCTGATAGAGAGTGTTCAGTAG
- the maf gene encoding septum formation protein Maf encodes MLKYNIILASKSKRRSKILKECGIPHEVVVSNVHEEMDHKKGAKFNVLHNARVKAEKIAVEYKEGYVIGADTIVLFKKRLIGKPNTRKEAISLLKSFSGKTVFVYTGLCVIDAKRGRSESAIDVSKVHVKRLSLKKIDEFVTVAGHNDKAGGFSIEGPGAFIFDNIEGSFYNVLGLPMMKLDELFEKLDVDLLGEGIGKK; translated from the coding sequence ATGCTGAAATACAACATAATATTAGCGTCAAAATCAAAGAGACGCTCAAAGATACTTAAAGAATGCGGGATACCTCACGAAGTTGTTGTAAGCAACGTTCATGAGGAGATGGACCATAAAAAGGGTGCGAAGTTCAACGTCTTGCATAATGCCCGGGTCAAGGCAGAAAAAATAGCAGTCGAATATAAGGAAGGTTATGTTATCGGAGCTGATACCATTGTTTTATTTAAAAAGCGCCTTATAGGAAAACCAAACACAAGAAAAGAGGCAATATCTCTTCTCAAGTCATTCTCAGGAAAGACAGTCTTTGTCTATACAGGTCTTTGCGTAATAGACGCTAAAAGAGGCAGATCAGAAAGCGCAATTGATGTATCAAAGGTTCATGTAAAAAGACTCTCGCTCAAGAAAATAGATGAATTTGTGACTGTGGCCGGACACAACGACAAGGCGGGCGGTTTTTCAATAGAAGGGCCCGGGGCATTTATATTTGATAATATAGAAGGCTCGTTTTATAATGTACTGGGTCTGCCCATGATGAAGCTTGATGAACTTTTTGAAAAATTAGACGTAGATCTTTTAGGAGAAGGAATTGGCAAAAAATAA
- the rlmB gene encoding 23S rRNA (guanosine(2251)-2'-O)-methyltransferase RlmB: MAKNKNSTMLYGRNSVFERLKTNPQTIKKIFLQDNFNVPHIEKLIGENSIPSERLSHQGLERIKHTKDLQGIVASVDEFKYVPFDDLMNSSKDKQLTFIFLDRINDPHNLGVIIRTAACFGRLAVIIPKFEACEVNETVQHVASGGENYVPISMVTNLSDAIIDAKARGYWILGTVIADDSKDINKVDFPFPLGIVLGSEGKGIRHGLQKYLDIRVRIPMNGAKLSFNVNIACAILCHEISKQSGGVMY; the protein is encoded by the coding sequence TTGGCAAAAAATAAGAATTCCACAATGTTATACGGAAGAAACTCAGTTTTTGAGCGATTAAAGACAAATCCACAAACCATAAAAAAGATCTTTCTGCAGGATAATTTCAATGTGCCTCATATAGAAAAATTAATAGGAGAAAATTCTATTCCCTCTGAACGACTGTCTCATCAGGGACTGGAGAGGATCAAACATACTAAAGATCTTCAAGGCATAGTTGCCAGCGTAGATGAATTCAAATATGTACCTTTTGACGATTTGATGAATTCCTCTAAAGACAAGCAGTTAACATTTATATTTCTCGATAGGATAAACGATCCTCACAACTTAGGAGTCATTATTCGCACCGCCGCCTGTTTTGGCAGACTTGCTGTTATTATTCCGAAGTTTGAAGCCTGTGAAGTAAACGAGACAGTCCAACACGTGGCTTCAGGAGGAGAGAATTATGTGCCAATATCAATGGTAACGAACCTTTCCGATGCCATAATTGATGCAAAGGCTCGCGGATACTGGATACTGGGGACTGTTATAGCTGATGATTCTAAGGATATAAATAAAGTTGACTTCCCTTTTCCTCTGGGCATTGTGTTAGGATCTGAAGGGAAAGGTATTCGCCATGGTTTGCAAAAATATCTTGATATAAGGGTTCGGATTCCTATGAACGGTGCTAAACTTTCATTCAATGTCAATATAGCCTGTGCTATTCTTTGCCATGAGATATCAAAGCAAAGCGGCGGAGTGATGTATTAA
- a CDS encoding DnaJ domain-containing protein → METQDYYNILGVNKSASPAEIKAAYRKLALKYHPDRCPEEKKKECEEKFKEVAAAYYALGDAKRRKEYDDYKKGDYVFRSGHGSGDFASQTGFDFEDLMKHFHEQGGSRRTQQQRGFNRYFSFDDLSDIFEGVSSEQGDQGGGAYTTYQFGGGQQKHDTDTYANIKIPRNLAVNGGQVKVKLSDARTITLKINPGTKNGQKLRLKGIGTMCPTCDHKGDLIVSIRYS, encoded by the coding sequence ATGGAAACTCAGGATTATTATAATATTTTAGGCGTAAATAAGAGTGCCTCTCCTGCAGAGATTAAAGCAGCATACCGCAAACTAGCTCTTAAGTATCATCCCGACAGATGTCCGGAGGAAAAGAAAAAAGAATGCGAGGAGAAATTCAAAGAGGTTGCAGCCGCATATTACGCTTTGGGCGACGCAAAAAGACGCAAGGAATACGATGATTATAAAAAAGGTGATTATGTATTTAGAAGCGGGCATGGCTCCGGAGACTTTGCTTCACAAACAGGGTTTGATTTTGAAGATTTAATGAAGCATTTTCATGAGCAGGGAGGGTCACGCAGAACCCAACAGCAAAGAGGATTTAATAGATATTTCTCTTTTGATGATTTATCTGATATTTTTGAAGGAGTGAGTTCAGAGCAAGGCGATCAAGGCGGAGGCGCCTATACAACTTATCAATTCGGAGGGGGTCAGCAAAAACATGATACAGATACATACGCAAATATAAAGATTCCCCGAAATCTTGCTGTGAACGGAGGTCAGGTTAAAGTTAAATTAAGCGATGCAAGAACAATTACACTAAAAATAAATCCCGGCACAAAAAATGGCCAGAAGTTAAGGTTGAAAGGCATCGGGACAATGTGCCCTACGTGTGACCATAAGGGAGATCTAATAGTTTCTATACGTTATTCATAA
- the corA gene encoding magnesium/cobalt transporter CorA has product MFRFIKRVSKTAGLVPGELVHVGERKVGKVEISALDYDDKNFYEKEITNIEETFPFKDTPTVTWVNINGLHELDIIEKIGNNFEMHPLTLEDIVNTSQRPKYEDFDKYIFIVFKMLMFDDLKKEIISEQVSLIFGSNFVISFQEKEGDVFDPVRQRIRNDKGRIRKMGADYLAYSLLDAVVDNYFSILERLGEKIEEIEEELVTNPTPQTLKAIHNLKRDTIFLRKSVWPLREVTSGLERSESKLIKKGTHIFFRDVYDHTIQAIDTIETFRDMVSGIFDIYLSSVSNRMNEIMKVLTIFAAIFIPLTFIAGVYGMNFEFMPELKMKWGYFTLLGFMAVVGFGMLFYFRRKKWM; this is encoded by the coding sequence ATGTTTAGGTTTATTAAAAGAGTTTCAAAAACTGCGGGGCTCGTACCCGGCGAGCTTGTTCATGTAGGAGAAAGAAAGGTAGGTAAAGTAGAAATATCGGCGCTGGATTATGATGATAAGAATTTTTACGAAAAAGAAATTACCAATATTGAGGAAACTTTCCCATTTAAAGATACGCCAACAGTTACCTGGGTTAATATCAACGGATTGCATGAATTAGATATTATTGAGAAGATTGGCAATAATTTTGAAATGCACCCCCTAACTCTTGAGGATATTGTTAATACCAGTCAACGTCCTAAATATGAAGATTTTGATAAGTATATCTTTATAGTTTTTAAAATGCTTATGTTTGATGATTTAAAGAAAGAAATAATTTCAGAGCAGGTAAGCTTAATTTTTGGTTCTAATTTTGTAATATCTTTTCAGGAGAAAGAAGGCGATGTATTTGATCCCGTTCGCCAGCGTATACGTAATGATAAGGGAAGGATCAGAAAAATGGGGGCGGATTATCTCGCTTACAGTCTTTTGGACGCTGTTGTTGATAATTATTTTTCTATTTTAGAAAGACTTGGCGAAAAAATTGAAGAGATAGAAGAAGAGTTAGTTACCAATCCTACGCCTCAAACTCTGAAGGCTATTCATAATTTAAAACGGGATACGATATTTTTAAGAAAATCCGTATGGCCTTTACGTGAAGTTACCAGTGGTCTTGAACGGAGTGAATCTAAACTTATAAAAAAGGGGACGCATATATTTTTTCGTGATGTCTATGACCATACCATTCAGGCTATAGATACCATTGAAACATTCAGGGATATGGTTTCAGGTATATTTGATATTTATTTATCCAGTGTAAGCAACCGGATGAATGAAATAATGAAAGTTTTGACGATATTTGCAGCGATATTTATTCCTTTAACATTTATAGCCGGTGTTTATGGGATGAATTTTGAATTCATGCCGGAATTGAAAATGAAATGGGGATATTTTACATTGTTGGGCTTTATGGCTGTTGTTGGCTTTGGAATGTTGTTTTATTTTAGAAGAAAAAAGTGGATGTAA
- a CDS encoding nucleotidyl transferase AbiEii/AbiGii toxin family protein: MKKDIKNIEASIKAQLQNKAKETNRPFSEVLQYYGMERFLYRFSQSKYADKFILKGALMFTVWQVPERRATLDIDFAANYDNQIEAIEKVIKDVCKVSVTPDGLIFDVSTVKGQKIKEDADYEGVRVKFKGFLERSRISMQIDAGFGDIIYPKPKVIEYPTILDFPKPKLKGYPAESVVSEKFEAMVKLGLLNSRMKDFHDIWLMMRQFDFNGSKLTEALKRTFEHRKTSLPVDRPLFAEEIYDEKSDRQMLWKAFLIKGQIKHAPEKLSVTAKAIEEFLIKPLEAINKDIVFNKKWKVSGQWFT; the protein is encoded by the coding sequence ATGAAAAAAGATATTAAGAATATAGAAGCTTCAATTAAAGCCCAGCTTCAGAATAAAGCAAAAGAAACGAATCGCCCATTTTCTGAAGTTCTCCAATATTATGGAATGGAAAGATTTCTTTATCGCTTTAGCCAATCCAAATATGCGGATAAATTTATTTTGAAAGGCGCACTTATGTTTACAGTGTGGCAGGTGCCAGAACGAAGGGCAACTCTTGATATAGATTTTGCGGCAAACTATGACAACCAAATAGAAGCCATTGAGAAGGTCATAAAAGACGTTTGCAAGGTATCAGTAACTCCAGATGGACTTATCTTTGATGTGTCGACAGTTAAGGGTCAGAAGATAAAAGAGGATGCGGATTATGAAGGTGTACGTGTTAAATTTAAAGGCTTTTTAGAACGATCACGTATCTCGATGCAGATTGATGCAGGTTTCGGCGATATCATCTATCCCAAGCCCAAAGTTATTGAATATCCCACTATTTTAGATTTTCCAAAGCCTAAGCTTAAAGGATATCCTGCGGAGAGTGTTGTCAGTGAGAAATTTGAGGCTATGGTAAAACTTGGCCTTCTCAATAGCCGTATGAAAGATTTCCATGATATTTGGCTTATGATGCGTCAGTTTGATTTTAATGGTTCCAAGCTTACCGAGGCACTGAAAAGAACCTTTGAACATCGTAAGACTTCACTTCCTGTGGATAGGCCGTTATTTGCCGAAGAAATTTACGATGAAAAATCCGACCGTCAGATGTTATGGAAGGCTTTTCTGATAAAAGGACAAATCAAACATGCACCGGAGAAATTGAGTGTTACGGCTAAAGCTATTGAAGAATTTCTTATTAAACCACTTGAAGCGATTAATAAAGATATTGTGTTTAACAAAAAATGGAAAGTTTCCGGACAATGGTTTACGTAG
- a CDS encoding GuaB3 family IMP dehydrogenase-related protein produces the protein MGMWIGRGRKARRSYGFDEIALVPGNLTINPNDVDINCEIGNIKLSIPILAAAMDGVVDPKLAIEMSRLGGLAVMNLEGIQTRYDNPESILKDIAKATPEGATKLVQGIYDKPIKEDLIVKRIKDIKKAKALCAVSSIPQKAERFGKLAEEAGADMFVVQSTVTSIKHISSEYKTADFPKLCKSMKIPVIIGNCVTYSMTLELMATGAAGILVGIGPGAACTTRGVLGIGVPQVTATCDCAAARDFYYKQTGKYIPIITDGGMSLGGDIAKAFACGADAVMIGSALARAKEAPGRGFHWGMATSHANLPRGTRIKVGTTGSLKQILVGPADLDDGSQNLAGALRTSMGNLGAKNIKEMQLTDIIIAPAIMTEGKVFQVAQKIGMGK, from the coding sequence AGCGCGAAGATCCTATGGATTTGATGAAATAGCGCTTGTGCCGGGAAATTTAACTATTAATCCAAACGATGTGGATATTAATTGTGAGATAGGAAATATAAAACTGAGTATCCCCATCCTAGCAGCTGCAATGGATGGTGTTGTTGACCCAAAACTTGCAATCGAGATGTCAAGACTCGGCGGACTTGCTGTCATGAATCTGGAAGGCATTCAGACAAGATATGACAATCCTGAATCAATCCTAAAGGACATTGCAAAAGCAACACCTGAGGGAGCTACGAAACTCGTTCAAGGAATTTATGACAAACCTATAAAAGAAGATTTAATCGTTAAAAGGATAAAAGATATTAAAAAAGCAAAAGCATTGTGTGCAGTGTCATCTATTCCTCAGAAAGCGGAACGCTTTGGAAAGCTGGCAGAAGAAGCAGGAGCAGATATGTTTGTTGTACAATCGACAGTTACATCAATAAAGCATATATCCAGCGAATATAAAACAGCTGACTTTCCTAAACTTTGTAAGAGTATGAAAATTCCTGTGATAATAGGTAATTGCGTTACTTATTCCATGACTCTTGAGCTTATGGCTACAGGAGCGGCTGGAATACTTGTTGGGATCGGACCAGGCGCAGCATGCACTACGCGGGGAGTATTAGGAATAGGTGTTCCACAGGTTACTGCTACATGCGACTGTGCAGCAGCAAGGGATTTTTATTACAAGCAGACAGGAAAATACATTCCTATTATCACTGATGGAGGCATGTCTTTAGGGGGAGATATTGCTAAGGCGTTTGCGTGCGGCGCAGACGCAGTAATGATTGGCTCTGCTCTGGCACGTGCAAAGGAAGCTCCTGGCAGGGGCTTTCACTGGGGTATGGCAACTTCTCATGCTAATTTACCTAGAGGCACAAGAATAAAAGTAGGTACAACAGGTTCTCTGAAACAAATACTTGTTGGTCCTGCAGATTTGGATGACGGCTCACAAAATCTTGCAGGCGCTTTAAGAACTTCAATGGGTAATCTTGGAGCTAAAAATATAAAAGAAATGCAGTTAACGGATATCATTATTGCACCTGCTATAATGACAGAAGGAAAAGTCTTTCAGGTTGCTCAAAAAATAGGTATGGGAAAGTAA
- a CDS encoding MFS transporter, with the protein MRFAVKDTLTEEEIQSGLRTVIKDGLTSQTMVTLTGGIFLVAFALKLGASNMTIGLLAAIPPLTQLLQIPSIYLVEKVRNRRAITTYAAGISRMFWLLIVLIPFLFSIQAGLTFLIAAILLHTAFASVAGCSWNSWMRDLLPQDRLGAFFSKRMGLATGLGIVLSLAAGIYIDYWKRLFPGYELHGYSILFFLGFLAGMLGVYFISTIPEPRMAPADKKLKFFKLLLRPFKDGNFKNLIMFLGPWSFAVNLAAPFFTVYMLRRLQLGMSFIIALSILSQIMYLAFIRIWGTFSDRFSNKSVLLVSGPLFMLCILAWTFTTLPEKYVLTIPLLVIIHIFTGISTAGVNLAVGNIGLKLAPKGQATAYLAANSFVNSLAAGTAPILGGKFADLFAGCELSWTLKWTSTGRELVIPTLSLQQWDFFFFLAFLVGLYSIHRLAMVKEIGEVKENIVVHELVAEVKRGMRNLSTVGGLRYMTQFPFLVVKTVFKGRSKPHI; encoded by the coding sequence ATGAGATTCGCAGTCAAAGATACCCTAACCGAAGAGGAAATCCAGTCCGGGCTTAGAACAGTTATAAAGGATGGTTTGACCTCTCAAACTATGGTCACACTCACCGGCGGCATATTTTTAGTCGCTTTTGCCTTGAAACTAGGCGCTTCCAACATGACTATTGGACTGCTGGCTGCTATACCTCCTCTAACCCAGTTGCTTCAGATTCCTTCAATTTATCTGGTGGAGAAGGTACGTAATAGACGGGCAATTACTACCTATGCCGCCGGTATAAGCAGAATGTTTTGGTTATTAATTGTTTTAATCCCTTTCCTTTTCTCAATTCAAGCAGGGTTGACCTTTCTCATTGCAGCCATATTACTGCATACAGCCTTTGCTTCTGTAGCGGGTTGCAGCTGGAATTCATGGATGCGTGACCTCTTACCTCAGGACCGATTGGGTGCCTTTTTCTCGAAACGAATGGGTCTTGCCACAGGGTTGGGTATTGTCCTCAGCTTAGCTGCAGGAATCTATATTGACTACTGGAAAAGATTATTTCCTGGTTATGAGCTGCACGGCTATTCTATTCTTTTCTTTCTGGGATTCCTTGCAGGAATGCTTGGTGTTTACTTCATATCAACCATACCTGAACCGCGTATGGCGCCGGCAGATAAAAAATTAAAATTTTTCAAATTACTCTTGCGGCCGTTTAAAGATGGTAATTTTAAAAATCTCATTATGTTTTTAGGCCCATGGAGTTTTGCTGTTAATCTGGCGGCTCCTTTTTTCACCGTTTATATGCTTAGAAGGTTACAACTGGGCATGTCGTTTATTATCGCTCTGTCTATATTGAGTCAGATAATGTATCTGGCATTTATACGAATCTGGGGCACTTTTTCCGACCGTTTCAGCAACAAATCGGTTCTTTTGGTCAGTGGCCCTTTGTTCATGTTGTGTATTCTTGCCTGGACTTTTACCACCTTGCCCGAGAAGTATGTGTTAACGATACCGTTGTTAGTAATCATACACATTTTTACGGGCATTTCCACGGCAGGGGTGAACTTGGCTGTGGGAAACATTGGACTTAAACTGGCTCCCAAGGGACAGGCGACGGCATATTTAGCTGCCAATAGTTTTGTTAATTCACTGGCAGCCGGCACGGCTCCTATTCTTGGCGGCAAGTTTGCCGACCTTTTTGCAGGATGCGAACTTTCATGGACTCTAAAGTGGACAAGCACTGGAAGAGAGCTGGTCATTCCTACACTGAGTTTACAGCAATGGGATTTCTTCTTTTTTCTGGCATTTTTAGTGGGTTTATATTCCATCCACCGGCTGGCTATGGTAAAGGAGATAGGAGAGGTTAAAGAGAATATTGTCGTCCATGAGCTTGTTGCAGAGGTAAAAAGAGGGATGCGGAATCTATCCACGGTTGGGGGTTTACGCTACATGACCCAGTTTCCATTTTTAGTTGTTAAAACCGTCTTCAAAGGGCGAAGTAAGCCGCATATATAA
- the miaB gene encoding tRNA (N6-isopentenyl adenosine(37)-C2)-methylthiotransferase MiaB, giving the protein MNKHDSEVVLGLLLSQGYKAIESREKADVILVNTCSVRKHAEDKVYSMLGELTKIKKDRPDLVVGVMGCMAQKDKNGIFKRSSNVDFVCGTHNFQRIPKMIKTVVEQKTKIDLTEMGKQVFVSPTLSSRESKTSAWVSIMKGCDNFCSYCIVPYVRGREVSRPSEDILQEVKELAHAGYKELTLLGQNVNSYGKGLNENVDFSDLLELIHRIEGIELIDFVTSHPKDIPLKLIDAVANLEKVSRYLHFPLQSGSDKILRLMNRGYTLSHYMEIVNKLRERIPDIRLGTDIIVGFPGEDEEDFNKTYQAMKEIEFAQAYMFKYSPRERTAAFKLADDVPQQVKKERLNKIIELQKSISQKKKK; this is encoded by the coding sequence ATGAATAAGCATGATTCTGAGGTGGTTTTGGGACTGCTGTTGAGTCAGGGTTATAAAGCGATAGAAAGCAGGGAAAAAGCTGATGTTATCTTAGTAAACACCTGTTCTGTGAGAAAACATGCTGAAGATAAGGTATACAGCATGCTGGGAGAACTGACAAAAATCAAGAAAGATAGACCTGACTTAGTTGTTGGAGTTATGGGCTGTATGGCACAGAAGGATAAAAACGGGATTTTTAAACGCTCTTCAAATGTAGACTTTGTATGCGGTACGCATAATTTTCAGAGAATACCTAAAATGATAAAAACCGTAGTTGAACAAAAAACAAAAATAGACCTTACTGAGATGGGAAAACAGGTTTTCGTCTCCCCTACTCTGTCTTCCAGAGAAAGCAAGACTTCTGCATGGGTTTCCATAATGAAGGGCTGTGATAATTTTTGTTCATATTGCATTGTGCCATATGTGAGAGGCAGAGAAGTTTCCAGACCTTCAGAGGATATCCTTCAGGAAGTCAAAGAACTTGCTCATGCAGGGTATAAAGAATTAACGCTATTGGGACAAAACGTTAATTCATACGGCAAGGGGCTGAATGAGAATGTTGATTTCTCCGACCTGCTTGAACTAATTCACAGAATAGAGGGTATTGAATTAATAGACTTTGTAACGTCTCATCCCAAAGACATTCCCCTTAAACTGATTGATGCTGTAGCGAATCTGGAAAAAGTGAGCAGATACCTTCACTTTCCTCTACAGTCAGGTTCGGATAAGATTCTTCGTTTAATGAATAGAGGATATACTCTGTCTCATTATATGGAGATAGTTAATAAACTGAGAGAGAGGATACCTGACATTAGGCTTGGAACGGATATTATTGTGGGATTTCCGGGAGAAGATGAAGAAGATTTTAATAAAACCTATCAGGCAATGAAAGAAATAGAGTTTGCTCAGGCTTATATGTTTAAATATTCTCCGCGCGAAAGAACAGCCGCATTCAAGCTCGCAGATGATGTTCCCCAGCAAGTAAAAAAAGAAAGGCTAAATAAAATAATAGAACTTCAGAAATCTATCAGTCAGAAGAAAAAAAAGTAG
- a CDS encoding type IV toxin-antitoxin system AbiEi family antitoxin domain-containing protein, producing MEQKTERMLGYFKKHGGIARFSSIIKSGFHPDTLSALEKEGKIEKIARGLYRMAHYTFGSYPDLVSASLQAPRGIVCLVSALAFHEATNEIPRYVDIAIPEGTRANRIKYPPIRFYRFSIKTWNAGIEIHQTEGHKIRVYNLAKTIADCFKFRNRIGINVARDALKTAITEKDITPQDIMEYAKICRVHKIIQPILETMI from the coding sequence ATGGAACAAAAAACAGAGAGAATGCTCGGCTATTTCAAAAAGCATGGTGGCATTGCGCGCTTTTCTTCAATTATAAAATCAGGATTTCATCCAGACACGCTTAGTGCACTTGAGAAAGAAGGTAAAATAGAGAAGATTGCCAGGGGACTTTACCGGATGGCTCATTATACGTTTGGATCTTATCCTGATCTTGTTAGTGCTTCTCTTCAAGCTCCAAGAGGAATCGTTTGTCTTGTGTCAGCTCTTGCTTTTCATGAAGCAACAAACGAGATACCCAGGTATGTAGATATTGCAATCCCGGAAGGGACTCGTGCCAATAGAATCAAGTATCCTCCAATACGATTTTATCGTTTTTCAATTAAAACTTGGAATGCCGGTATTGAAATACATCAAACTGAAGGGCATAAAATCAGAGTTTATAACCTTGCCAAAACGATAGCTGATTGTTTTAAGTTTCGCAATAGAATAGGTATAAATGTTGCAAGGGATGCACTTAAGACAGCGATTACCGAGAAGGACATAACTCCACAGGATATAATGGAATATGCTAAGATCTGCCGTGTGCATAAAATCATTCAGCCAATACTTGAAACAATGATATGA